GCTTCCTACGTTCAAATAAGATATCATCGGGCAGTAACTGCCATGCAGCATCCCATACTATATCAGGGCTCGTCATTGTCCTAGTGGTTAAGAGATGCACAAACAACCAACGCAATTGATTGCCCGAACCTAACTCACCATTTTCCGTGATATCATCTATAAACTCTCTGTCGTCATCAAGTGATCCTAAAGCAGCGCGTGCTTCCTGGAACGTGTCATAGGTATGTCCATTAATCGTTTTTATGCATCTATATCTCATACAACCCTTCTTAACGGTCAATAGTATCCTCATGTAGTACAACTCAACGGTCAATAGTATCCTCATGTAGTACAACTCTCATATACAAGGCGGCATGTAATGAAGCCTTCCAATTTGATATCCTAGTTTACGTGACTGCCACTGTTTGTCCTTCTTCTCATAAGTAAATCTTGTTGGAAATTCAGCATATGTTAGATCGCGACCGCCTACATACTGACGATTTGCTTCAAACCACGCGAGAAACATGGTCTATGCTTCCTTGTTATACATCACCACGTCCTTGATGTCATGATCACCATCATATAGTACTGATTGTTCATTATGCAAGTGAAACGTTAGTTTGAGAACATGAGGCCATTTATGGTGTATATCAAAAGCAAATATCCTCCAAACAGCCTCGCAAGGTGAAACATAACAACAATCGTAATACTGCTTTATTTCATCAACCGGCTTGGACTTATCACGATTGTCACCGTCAACAGACAACTGCATCAATGCCTTATCAGGTACTTTGTTCACGTATTTGAAAAGGTACTTGATGGAGTTGGATTTGTTACAACATTCCACATTTACATGACCTCCGTATCTAATGAGAAGATGTGGATTGTATGGGACAACATATCGATTATCCAATAGGACCCTCTACTTGTCAACATGTATCCCAAAATCGCGACGTTTGTACCTCGGATAACCCTCGTCAATCGTCGTAGTTTCTTTTTAATCCTTCAGATAATATTTCGTACATCTGCCCCTGTCCATGCAAGGCGAGAAGGGACGGGCACCACCACATGGCACGTGGCGCTGACGTGGCATgccatataattaatttttgttttcaaaattctaaaaattcattttttaaattgaaaaatcggaagaaaaaaaactgaaaattaaaatttttcgatttttaattaatttttttttcttcaaaattctgaaaattcatttttttaaaattaaaaaaaatcagaaaattgaattttcggtttttaattaaaaaaaatatttttttcacaattctgaaaattcatttttttaaaataaaaaaaaactgaaaattaaattttcgaaaattcattttttttaattctgaaaattaaattatattttcaaaagttataaattttgagattatataattttcaattttatttttcttaaatttatttctaaattttaaaaacactcatttccaatttttttcttcatatttaaaaaaaaaaaaattggaatttttttatgattttttaatttattttcaaatttaaaaaaaaatgacgtgGACTACCACGTCAgggccacgtggcaaaagtcgCACAGTCAACAAATGCCACGTGGCCAAAGCCATCCCATGTCAACAAaaaagtggggccagggaccttttcaaaacaaattttttttacaaggatgtttttaattttttttttataaggacgaaaatcaaaacgcgtCCAAATTACTGGGAcggattgcatatttaagcctaaaatactACTAATATTACAGTGTATACCTGCATCAACTTTGCCAAACATTCTTCTTTCTtaaaatcatccatcaatttaTCCAACTTCATTTTGAACACTCGCCAAACAATATCAGGTCTATCAGATGCCTTTAAGTTTCGTTCTTTAAGAAAATCTTGAATTTCTCGCCAGTTTGTATTGCACGCGATTGTTACGAACAGATCAGGATATCCATATTTCTTACAAATTGACATTGCATCCTGACAATTATTAAACATGTAATGTCTGCCACCCGCAAAGGACGACTGTAACACTATCTTTCGTCCAACATTAGACGCATCAGTTTCACCCATATCCATTGCCTCGTGCAAACCATTCAGAATGCCGCACCTTATggtcttttgattttttctaatGTACCTCAACCGTTGTGATTCAATCATAGTATAGCAATCAACAGATCTCCTCGAGTTAACATTGTCATAATCAACGACCATGtcttgcattttatatgcaatCTATTTGCGTATGATGCAATCCATTTCCGCATGTCTTAAGTGTTTTCAATGAAGATGTTGGGTTTCTCTAACCCAAATATGATAATCCAACAAATTGTAGACTCCCTCAGAACTCCAAACGTtatgatgaaatattttgttatttttaggtgttattttcttacttttttatattaaatataaaaaaaatatttaaattttttgtattattttaaattccttcattttttatcttTGGTGAAAACTAATCatagaaaaatatgaatgtGTTATGCACGGCCATACATAACATAGAAATAACACTTGGAAAGGGTGGACAATTAGCTAGAGCGGCTGGTGCTGTAGCGAAATTGATTGCAAAAGAGGGGAAATCGGCAACATTAAAATTACCTTCTGGAGAGATCGTTTGATATCAAAAAACTGCTCAGCAACAGTAGGACAAGTAGGGAATGTTGGAgtaaaccaaaaaagtttgggCAGAGCCAGAGCTAAACGTTGGTTAGGTAAGCGCTCAGTTGACAAAATGCATGTCTATTAAacttgtttatgattgatgatttaggAGAATATTTTGATACGTGATAAGTGAGTCATAtatgtatgaagaaaaaaaagcacaaaCTTTGGTCTGCAATAGATGAAATATGTGAGAATGCAAATAAAGGAACTAATAGTTAAGGTTTCAAATTAGAAAGGCAAGAAAGTTTGcatccttatttatttttcaatacatgTTGACATATGTATATCTCTGTATTGAAATCATTTGATTGTCATTGTTTTTACTATAAATACAATAATGGATGGTTAATTGGTAATataatttctattaaaaatgttatactctaaaatttatatttatgggTTAATGTAGTGATTGAGGGtagatttgaattttaagtCAAGACAAATTTTAGATTCGTATAAAAATTGAGACCCAATTAgttgctaagaaaaaaaaacctttaagttcaaaaaaattaatttgaaaatttaatctcTATCTCAATGTCCtcttttttacttattatttttaatgaagtaattatacattttttattattatcaagacataataatatctttaattattgtGAATGATCAAAGTTTGGTTGTAGAATCCATTAACAACActaaatatctttaattattgtGAATGATCAAAGTTTGGTTGTAGAATCCATTAACAACACTAAGGCGAGCTAAGGGAAAACGGAAAACTTGCTTTATATTCTCAAATGATTTAAAGAACTCTGTGAGTTTCTTCTTTAAGATAGCCCTCATTGGAGCATTTCAAagtttcaaaaaatcatttataattaagacaattaaagtatgtgtttaatttttgaaagaacaaaatagaattttattttatgcttatttaaagGTTATTTAAAGGTACTTAATtactaacaattttttatatcgTATTCACGCGGAAGTCACGATCCTTTACTATAAGTATACCCAAGTCTTTGGAATCAAATGTtgtgaaacaaagaaaaaaatagatagcCTATTTAGAACGTTTGTAccaaattaatttcattcaaaatattacaacgtttatttcaaatattacaATGTGATCACTTATTTAAAAAGTTTGTATCAAATTAATTACATCCAAAATATTGTTGATCCTTAGAGATATTtgtcttaattaaaaaataataatgtctagaattttcatgatttataaagatgaaaaaataaacTCCTTAATTATTTGGTGAAAGGTTTATTTCATGGCATTCTTAAATTTTTCTCGAAAAAAAGAGTTCTATCTACTCTTTTGTGAAAATGACTAAATGAGATGTAACTATATTactcaattaatatatttttttattaattaccaTTTACATTACAACATATATGGTGTTGTGatggataaattaaatatgttaatcAAGATTATTACTtccctcaacaacaaaaaaatattgctatTGATTACCGTCCAATAAACAAATGGTCATAGCTTTCTTTGTCAACtacataatgaaaaataattttttaaagaaattattgaaataaaatcataacaaattatAAACGAATATACAATTAACCGAAGAAAAGAGGACATGAGATTGCTGGTGAAACTTGGGTGTTGCCATTTGATAGTGTGTGTGCATGatgtttattattgatttcGACTAAACTGACTTTAAATATGCAGAAAAtgataaactcaattatgaactAATAgtaaaaagcattaaaatgATAAGTAATTTATTAACTAATTTCATCAATATAATACTCCTTTGTTTCATTTTTCAGTCCGATTACATATAAACATACCAAAAAACTAAACAATCCTTCTTTGTATAAGAGACATAAAATAGTGACTCATCatagtaaaaaatttatctaGATTCTTTTCTAAGAACGACTAATTTCTTTGGAATCTCAAAGTTTGTCATAATGTCATCTTTTTTTCCCCTAGGCCCTCGTGTCAAGAATATGTTGTCCTGAACTCAACCATCATATACTCGATTTCatctataaaataatatctccatattcttattttttgtgcTTGTTCgtgatttcttgataaaataCCCTGTATACATAGGAaccacaaaagtaaaaaaaaaaaaaaactatagtatTCATTTATAAAGCATccataaatttaaatagaataataacgaaaacaaaaaagcatAGCAAGAAATGTCTAacattatttgatgttttttttttttttttttgaataaacactattatgcgttattattaataaaaaacaaatttgaataattcaatcaattgtTTTATATTAATCTATGAATTctaatattttaattcaaactatcttttttgaaataattttaatttaaactatttaattattaaaaaaaattatttgattcaaatttgtacttaaattcaagtaatagaatttgatattgtaaaacttccttttatacatgaacattaaatacaaatatgtgAGGATGATTGTGGTGAGAGCATTTTGTGAGGATCAATATGGTGAGagcatttgtaaaaaagaaagggacatgtggcaacaccaaaacaatagtaattcattTCCATAAAAGTCTATGAAATGgttcctaaatttatattatatagatttttattgttattattattattgttattcaTTGTCATTGTCAATGTCaatgttaaattttgtttttaattgaaattattttgatttagattaaaattataggtatagatattaaaattatttttattaggcttaatacatgctttggtccctcaattaTTTGTGAATTTCATTTggatcccttaactttaaaccgtcttaatttggtcccataattttacttccgtttacctaagtggtcccttcggttagttttttttaacagaagggaccacttaggtaaacggaggtaaagttatggTACCAAATTGAGACGATTTAAAGTTacgggaccaaaatgaaattcaaaaataagttgagggaccaaagcatgtattaagcctaaaaagaTGACATAATTACAACTAAGTCATCTTTTTATATACTATATCAATTTTTGTCCAAATTACTTACTGTGATTACTACTTAATGAATATTTCAAATTAGGATTGCAGCTTAAGTATTACATACGGTTCAAAAGTCTTGGTCTtcccttataaaaaaataaaattgcaacCACAAAAATTCTTCTTAGCGGAGTGCCTCATACGGTTGAAGAAAAGCACCCCTTACTATAAAACAATAGCATGCCAAGACTTACTCGGTTATGTTTCCTATATAAATACCTAGAGTGTAATGGATTGGTACATACAACATCATcaactaaaaaagaaagaatattgATAATAGAGTATAAGTCTAAGTCGTTCTAAATGGGGTCCTTTTTTACCTTTcacttgttcttgttgttgttgcttacTCATTTTACTTCCCACACTTTCTCATTGTGCAACCAACATGATACATCTGCCTTGTTACATttcaaaaactcattttctttcaacactTCATCGAAATCCGATATACATTTTTGGCCTAGATGTTCCACTTTTTCTTTcaagatagaatcttggaaaaATAATACAGATTGTTGTGGGTGGGATGGTGTCACGTGCGACTCCATGTCAGATCATGTGATTGGTCTGGACCTCAGTTGCAGCAATCTGAATGGTGAATTACATCCCAATAGCACAATCTTCCAGCTTAGACACCTTCAACAACTCAACTTggcttttaataatttttctggGTCTTTATTGCATGTTAGTATTGATGATTTAGTGAATCTCACACATCTAAATCTATCACACTGTTCCCTCGGTGGTAATATTCCCTCCACAATCTCTCATTTGTCAAAATTAGTATCACTTGATCTCAGCAGTTATTATGATTGGCATATGGGATTGAAACTCAATCCATTGACATGGAAGAAACTCATTCATAATGCTACTAATTTAAGGGAGCTTTCTTTAGGTTGTGTGAACATGTCCTCTATTAGAGCGAGCTCTTTATCTATGCTAAAGAATTTGTCATCCTCTTTGGTTTCTCTTGGTCTAGGAGAAACTGGGTTGCAAGGAAATTTGTCAAGTGACATCCTCTCTTTACCTAATCTCCAAACACTAGATTTATCATCTAATAAATATCTGAGCAGTCAACTTCCGAAATCCAACTGGAGCACTCCTTTGAGGTACTTGGACCTCTCTCGCACCCCTTTCTCAGGTGAAATTCCTTATTCCATAGGCCAGTTGAAGTCTCTAACTCAATTAGACCTtgaaatgtgcaattttgacgGGTTGATTCCTCCATCTTTGGGGAACCTCACTCAACTCACATCCTTGTTCTTTCAAAGCAACAATCTTAAAGGTGAGATCCCATCATCACTTTCAAAACTTACACACCTCACTTACTTTGATCTTCAGTATAATAACTTTAGCGGTAGCATCCcaaatgtttttgaaaatttaatcaaattagaATATTTAGGATTCTCCGGTAATAATCTAAGTGGCCTAGTTCCATCATCACTGTTTAATCTGACTGAGCTTTCTCATCTAGatttaacaaataataaattagtAGGTCCTATTCCAACTGAAATCACTAAACATTCAAAATTATATCTTCTAGCATTGGCTAATAATATGTTAAATGGAGCAATTCCACCCTGGTGTTATTCCTTGACTTCATTGGTAGAATTGGATCTTAATGACAACCAACTAACAGGTTCGATTGGTGAATTCTCGACTTATTCCTTGATATATCTATTTCTCTCTAATAACAACATAAAAGGTGATTTTccaaattcaatatataaattacaaaatctttTTGACTTAGGATTGTCATCAACCAACTTGAGTGGTGTTGTGGACTTTCACCAATTTTCAAATTGTAAGAAGCTATTTTTCCTTGATCTTTCCCACAATAGTTTGCTTTCTATCAATATTGAAAGCAGAGTTGACTCCATCTTACCCAACCTTGGGATATTATATTTATCTTCTAGTAATATTAGTAGTTTTCCTAAATTCTTAgcacaaaatcaaaatctgGTAGAATTAGATctctctaaaaacaaaattcaaggGAAAGTTCCTAAATGGTTTCATGAGAAGCTCTTACACACATGGAGGGACATTCAACATGTTGATCTCAGTTTCAACAAGTTGCAAGGAGATCTTCCAATCCCACGTTATGGCATTTACTACTTTTTACTCTCGAACAACAACTTCACAGGAAACATTGATTTTTCATTGTGCAACGCAAGTTCCCTGAATGTGCTCAATTTGGCTCACAACAATTTAACTGGCATGATTCCACAATGCTTGGGAACATTTCCTTCTCTTTCGGTATTGGATATGCAAATGAACAACCTCTATGGACACATTCCTAGAACCTTCTCCAAAGGAAATGCATTTGAGACAATAAAGTTGAATGGAAACCGATTGGAAGGACCATTACCACAGTCTTTGGCTCACTGTACAAAACTCGAAGTTTTGGACCTTGGAGACAACAACGTAGAGGATACTTTTCCCAATTGGCTTGAAACTCTACAAGAATTACAGGTGCTCAGTTTAAGATCAAATAAACTTCATGGCGCAATCACATGCTCTAGCACCAAACATCCATTTCCCAAGTTGAGAATTTTTGATGTCTCTAACAACAATTTTATTGGGCCCTTGCCAACATCGTGCATCAAGAATTTTCAAGGAATGATGAATGTGAATGACAATAACACTGGTTTGCAATACATGGGTAAGTCCAATTACTATAATGATTCTGTGGTGGTCGTAGTAAAAGGACTTTCTATGGAGCTAACAAAGATATTGACCACGTTCACAACTATTGATTTATCAAATAACATGTTTGAAGGAGAAATTCCACAAGTCTTTGGAGAATTGATTTCTCTCAAAGGCCTTAacctttcaaacaataaaatcaCAGGTACAATTCCTTATTCTTTGAGTAGTTTGAGAAATCTAGAGTGGTTAGACCTCTCAAGGAACCAATTGAAGGGTGAGATTCCTTTGGCTttgacaaatttgaattttctctctttcttgaATCTTTCACAAAACCACCTTGAGGGAATCATACCTACAGGTCAACAGTTTGGTACATTTGGAAATGATTCCTTTGAAGGAAATACAATGTTATGTGGATTTCCATTGTCAAAATCATGCAAAACTGATGAAGATTGGTCGCCATATTCAACATCTAATGATGAAGAGGAATCTGGATTTGGCTGGAAAGCAGTGGTAATAGGATATGCATGTGGATCCGTAGTTGGGATGCTTTTGGGATTTAATGTGTTTGTAAATGGGAAACCCCGATGGCTTTCAAGACTAATTGAAAGCATATTTAGCGTAAGactacaaagaaaaaacaacagaGCTGGTGCAAATCGCAGAAGAACGAATTAGTTTCATGTGGCGTTGTGTAATTATATTCATTTATATACATATACTGATACACACGTGTTTGAAACTAATTTCTACTTCTCTGTGAGGAATGTAGTATCATATGTCTTTTAATATCATTGAATTATCTATTTCAAGCTTTTCTTCAACTACATTGTATATATAATGCAGCAAGTAGAAGTCCTCTTCTAGATATCATGAattattgatgttgttattTTCTTGATAGAACATGAATGTATATATCTTGTGATATTATTATCTACCAGTAAATGATGCTGCAACCTGCAATTGAACTTGACTGCTACATACATACGGCTCAAAAAGTCCTGATCtttctttttgaatattttcattttcttcagcCCTTGCTTATCATATACATTTTGAATAGTTTCATGTAAATTGGTATATTTTACAGTTCTTCTCTTATAATAAGTTTTACAACCAGAGCATTATAAAATAGTATTaagatccctaaaaaaaaatagtattaagtTAAGTTTCACATTggaatttcatttcatttcgaGTCATGCTCCATAACAGTACTCAATGCTGCACTGGCTGACCTACTTCCATCATCAATTGTAGAATTAAGTGTCATTAGAGAAACCACAACAGCTCTCATTGTTGGACGACGTTTCGGATCTCGGTTTAAGCAAGCCCTGGCAAGCTTTGCCATCTGCAAGTGGATAAACAGGTAAAGTTTATCTGATGCTGAaatcagaaaaacaaaaatatttatgattcaTAAATAAATACCTTGCTAATGGAATCAATTGAATAATTATCTTCTAGCCTTGGATCCACCAGATTTCTTAGACCTTCAATAGGATCTCCCTTTTGATCAATAACTTCATCAAACTAACACAATATATAAACACTTAGTTAAGGTTATCAATTGAGAATTAAAATTAGTGAGACTTTAATAATTACCAAAGCTACAAGGCTCTTGTATTCATCAATAGATTCATTGGTCCTAATCTCGCTCTCGAACTCGGTTTTATCGATCTTGATCACAGCTGGTTTAGCAGAAATTAGTTCATAAAGAACAACTCCAAAAGCATATACATCTATCTTGCGAGAAATACGTCCATATACATTTCTGCACAAAAGTAAATACtagtttttactttttcatCTAATGAGTTATGACTAGTTGATTACTACTCAATACTCATGTGGAAAGAAACTAAAGAATGGCTCTTTGATTTCAAAATCCCAAATTCTATATCATAAAAAGAGAAGCAGAATTCATCATACTCAGGTGGCATGTAACCAAATGTGCCAGCCACATGAAGAGTGTTATCTGTTGAATTTGCAGAATCAGTAAGCCTGGTTAATCCAAAATCTGCAATCtgtaataataagaataatgTATGATCTACCACAATTATCTCAAGAAGGAAAATATTATTGCAGTTTAATATTATACCTTCCCAGTAAAgttttcatttaataaaatattatctgATTTGATGTCGCGATGGATGTATACAGGCACTGAATGCTCATGAATGTATTCAAGGCCTCTTGCTACATCCAGAGCAATTTGCATCCTGGTAGACCACGTCATCGGTCCTCTCTCTGTAAATAGTTTCACTTGATCCTTTTAGGCTAGAGTCGTTTTATTCACATTAATGCAACAACACTGAAAATAGATACTCTTCATCATGTACTTATAATTATGTCACCTGAATCATGTAGATTTTGGCTTAAGTTTCCATTGTCGATGTATTCATAAACAAGGAATAGAGATCCCTCAACACAATATCCAATCAAGTGTACCTATACATGttcaaacacacacacacattactCAAATAAGTTTACAGCACAACAACCAActttataaaacaaaacatgatttaagtttgaaaatttaCCAGGTTGCAGTGGTGAACTCTTGTTAAGATTTTCAGTTCAGCAAGAAATTCCCTTGTTGCTtgcatcttcatcttttttattgCAGTTTTCTGTGTAATTGAAGAGAACATATATAAGTCTAAAATAGTCACATGGAGGTTATTATCTTCCTATTTAAACCTTTCATATGCAACTTTTCTTTCAAATGATCAATGCAAAGTAAAACTAACAATGCTATGATAACAAACCTTGCCTCTCGGCTCTCCATAGTAGACTTCACCAAAACCACCTTGACCAATTTTGTTAGCCAAGCTGAATTTATCAGTAGCATTGGCTAGTTCTTCGTATGAAAATTTAGGTGATTTGTCCACCACAATATATTTTGATGGCAATTTAGACTCCTTTGCATTCTTATTTCGAAAGTATATAGCATATATACTAATTGCTAATAACAGAACCGTGCATGTTCCTCCGACAGCAGTAGCTAAACTCCTA
Above is a genomic segment from Medicago truncatula cultivar Jemalong A17 chromosome 5, MtrunA17r5.0-ANR, whole genome shotgun sequence containing:
- the LOC11434699 gene encoding receptor-like protein 7; translated protein: MGSFFTFHLFLLLLLTHFTSHTFSLCNQHDTSALLHFKNSFSFNTSSKSDIHFWPRCSTFSFKIESWKNNTDCCGWDGVTCDSMSDHVIGLDLSCSNLNGELHPNSTIFQLRHLQQLNLAFNNFSGSLLHVSIDDLVNLTHLNLSHCSLGGNIPSTISHLSKLVSLDLSSYYDWHMGLKLNPLTWKKLIHNATNLRELSLGCVNMSSIRASSLSMLKNLSSSLVSLGLGETGLQGNLSSDILSLPNLQTLDLSSNKYLSSQLPKSNWSTPLRYLDLSRTPFSGEIPYSIGQLKSLTQLDLEMCNFDGLIPPSLGNLTQLTSLFFQSNNLKGEIPSSLSKLTHLTYFDLQYNNFSGSIPNVFENLIKLEYLGFSGNNLSGLVPSSLFNLTELSHLDLTNNKLVGPIPTEITKHSKLYLLALANNMLNGAIPPWCYSLTSLVELDLNDNQLTGSIGEFSTYSLIYLFLSNNNIKGDFPNSIYKLQNLFDLGLSSTNLSGVVDFHQFSNCKKLFFLDLSHNSLLSINIESRVDSILPNLGILYLSSSNISSFPKFLAQNQNLVELDLSKNKIQGKVPKWFHEKLLHTWRDIQHVDLSFNKLQGDLPIPRYGIYYFLLSNNNFTGNIDFSLCNASSLNVLNLAHNNLTGMIPQCLGTFPSLSVLDMQMNNLYGHIPRTFSKGNAFETIKLNGNRLEGPLPQSLAHCTKLEVLDLGDNNVEDTFPNWLETLQELQVLSLRSNKLHGAITCSSTKHPFPKLRIFDVSNNNFIGPLPTSCIKNFQGMMNVNDNNTGLQYMGKSNYYNDSVVVVVKGLSMELTKILTTFTTIDLSNNMFEGEIPQVFGELISLKGLNLSNNKITGTIPYSLSSLRNLEWLDLSRNQLKGEIPLALTNLNFLSFLNLSQNHLEGIIPTGQQFGTFGNDSFEGNTMLCGFPLSKSCKTDEDWSPYSTSNDEEESGFGWKAVVIGYACGSVVGMLLGFNVFVNGKPRWLSRLIESIFSVRLQRKNNRAGANRRRTN
- the LOC11424524 gene encoding lysM domain receptor-like kinase 3; translated protein: MKPIKFILSLLLMLLASSSAESKCSKTCDLALASYYIWEGTNLTYISNIMQSNVVSKPLDIFSYNTDTLPNLDMLRFSSRLNVPFPCDCINDEFLGHTFLYEFHPRETYASIAELTFSNLTNKEWMEKVNVPDSVKVNVTVNCSCGDKMVSKDYGLFITYPLSSEDTLESIAKHTKVKPELLQKYNPGVNFSKGSGLVFIPGKDKNGVYVPLPHGKAGHLARSLATAVGGTCTVLLLAISIYAIYFRNKNAKESKLPSKYIVVDKSPKFSYEELANATDKFSLANKIGQGGFGEVYYGEPRGKKTAIKKMKMQATREFLAELKILTRVHHCNLVHLIGYCVEGSLFLVYEYIDNGNLSQNLHDSERGPMTWSTRMQIALDVARGLEYIHEHSVPVYIHRDIKSDNILLNENFTGKIADFGLTRLTDSANSTDNTLHVAGTFGYMPPENVYGRISRKIDVYAFGVVLYELISAKPAVIKIDKTEFESEIRTNESIDEYKSLVALFDEVIDQKGDPIEGLRNLVDPRLEDNYSIDSISKMAKLARACLNRDPKRRPTMRAVVVSLMTLNSTIDDGSRSASAALSTVMEHDSK